The Pan troglodytes isolate AG18354 chromosome 7, NHGRI_mPanTro3-v2.0_pri, whole genome shotgun sequence genome has a window encoding:
- the DEFB135 gene encoding beta-defensin 135 precursor (The RefSeq protein has 3 frameshifts compared to this genomic sequence) — translation MATRSVLLALVVLNLLFYVPPGRSGPNVYIQKIFASCWRLQGTCRPKCLKNETISYFGVILYICGCVNPKYLPILTGK, via the exons ATGGCCACAAGGAGCGTCCTCTTGGCCCTCGTGGTCCTTAACTTACTCTTCTATGTTCCACCAG GTAGAAGTGGACCCAATGTCTACATACAAAAAATCTTTGCTTCATGTTGGCGACTGCAAGGTACTTGCCGGCCAAAATGTCTAAAAAACG CAATATCATATTT TGTGATACTATACATTTG CTGTGTAAACCCAAAATATTTACCTATACTGACTGGGAAATAG
- the DEFB134 gene encoding beta-defensin 134 precursor produces the protein MKPLLVVFVFLFLWDPVLAEMHKKCYKNGICRLECYESEMLVAYCMFQLECCVKGNPAP, from the exons ATGAAGCCTCTCCTTGttgtgtttgtctttcttttcctttgggatcCAGTGCTGGCAG AAATGCACAAGAAATGCTATAAAAATGGCATCTGCAGACTTGAATGCTATGAGAGTGAAATGTTAGTTGCCTACTGTATGTTTCAGCTGGAGTGCTGTGTCAAAGGAAATCCTGCACCCTGA